The Sinorhizobium terangae genome has a window encoding:
- the repC gene encoding plasmid replication protein RepC, translated as MPPKRSIGRRQTPKRAEFRRLALSAEIGTVTRGQLAVLAQNLPCTGMVNATEAYLLTTLINTAPADAFEKGGRPIIFKSNQQLAFEINRSAGRVSRLLSNLFDAGLITMQDSGNYKRYPTRNIEGTVVDGCGIDMRILIARYRELDELVRQARVEKAAANAALRRYRGALRNLRRALAFANCIPQGTRARLEVRVEKVITLVGIATRAPSVLLRRATALLEWFVERAMQLPRRPELAFAPQDSACRCAGSDTHKQTTSPNSHEESNDDRPSATPELTSVSAGSASECAFEASLRRRRSGIKQPRHSRQELVALQDLLRAIPALSTYGFAPPSSWADLARIAPQMCRIAGISDDARRRAVDQMGEQQAAVAIAITLQKLDRQEISSPDGYLRAMTGRAVAGELHLSRSIFGLAARYTIERLE; from the coding sequence ATGCCACCAAAACGGTCGATCGGCCGTAGACAGACGCCCAAACGTGCCGAATTCCGACGCCTGGCACTATCGGCTGAGATCGGGACTGTGACACGCGGACAGCTCGCCGTGCTTGCGCAAAATCTGCCCTGCACGGGGATGGTCAATGCGACCGAGGCGTACCTATTGACCACACTGATCAACACGGCACCTGCGGACGCTTTCGAAAAGGGCGGCCGGCCAATCATCTTCAAGTCGAACCAGCAGCTTGCTTTCGAAATCAATCGTTCGGCCGGACGTGTCAGCCGGCTGCTGTCGAACCTCTTCGACGCCGGTCTGATCACCATGCAGGACAGCGGCAACTATAAGCGCTATCCTACCCGAAACATCGAAGGCACGGTTGTAGACGGTTGCGGGATCGACATGCGAATACTCATCGCTCGTTACCGCGAGCTTGATGAACTCGTAAGGCAAGCCAGAGTCGAAAAGGCCGCCGCAAATGCAGCGCTGCGGCGGTATCGTGGGGCGTTGCGTAATCTCCGTCGTGCGCTCGCGTTTGCTAACTGCATTCCGCAAGGCACGCGGGCCCGGCTCGAGGTGCGTGTTGAAAAAGTCATCACTTTGGTCGGTATCGCGACGAGGGCACCGAGCGTGCTTTTGCGTCGCGCGACCGCGCTTTTAGAGTGGTTTGTGGAGCGCGCTATGCAACTCCCACGACGGCCTGAACTTGCGTTCGCACCGCAGGATTCGGCATGCAGGTGTGCCGGAAGCGACACGCACAAACAGACTACAAGCCCTAATTCACATGAAGAGAGTAATGATGACCGGCCTTCGGCTACCCCCGAACTGACATCAGTTAGCGCTGGCTCCGCCAGCGAATGTGCTTTTGAAGCAAGCCTGAGGCGGCGCAGGAGCGGAATCAAACAACCACGTCATTCGCGGCAGGAATTGGTTGCGCTGCAGGACCTATTGCGAGCCATACCGGCACTAAGCACTTACGGTTTCGCGCCGCCCAGCAGTTGGGCCGATCTGGCCCGAATCGCTCCGCAAATGTGCCGAATTGCCGGTATTTCGGACGATGCGCGGCGCCGCGCCGTCGATCAAATGGGCGAGCAGCAGGCCGCCGTTGCCATCGCCATAACCCTGCAGAAGCTCGATCGGCAGGAAATCTCTTCGCCAGACGGTTATTTGCGGGCAATGACCGGGCGTGCGGTCGCCGGCGAACTTCACCTTTCCCGTTCGATCTTTGGGCTCGCGGCGCGCTACACCATAGAACGGCTGGAGTAA
- a CDS encoding DUF3991 and toprim domain-containing protein, protein MFGLVEHLDHVGFLEGAEKVADLVGLKITKPEWRNPTCNGRHELSLHARWHARRRPWPGSSTWRYLQDERCLPAALLRAALKCDLLREGPYGSMWAAHKDHAGVVTGWEARGPQYRGFASGGTKVLFRLGSGTAFRLAVTEAAIDALSLAAIEGLREGTLYLSTGGGWSPTTKGALRELAFRTDVQLVAATDANSQGDMFAERLRSLANDAGCDWMRLRPPEEDWNETLKVREKEIDTRRKEEEACRIRAAHVKEGFARLKPVLDPAGRDVGGSKGS, encoded by the coding sequence GTGTTCGGGCTTGTCGAGCATCTCGACCATGTCGGTTTTCTCGAAGGCGCCGAAAAGGTTGCAGATCTCGTCGGTCTTAAGATCACTAAGCCAGAGTGGCGGAATCCAACGTGCAATGGAAGGCACGAGCTCTCCCTTCATGCTCGTTGGCATGCACGCCGCCGCCCGTGGCCCGGCTCGTCGACATGGCGTTACCTCCAAGACGAGCGCTGCCTTCCGGCGGCTTTGCTCCGGGCGGCATTAAAATGCGACCTTCTTCGGGAAGGCCCTTATGGCAGCATGTGGGCAGCGCACAAGGACCATGCCGGCGTTGTGACCGGATGGGAGGCGCGAGGCCCGCAATACCGGGGCTTCGCCTCCGGAGGAACGAAGGTTCTCTTCCGCCTTGGATCTGGAACCGCGTTTCGCCTGGCCGTCACGGAAGCCGCGATCGACGCTTTGAGTCTTGCGGCGATCGAAGGATTGCGTGAGGGCACGCTCTATCTCAGCACCGGCGGCGGATGGTCTCCGACCACGAAAGGGGCGTTGCGGGAATTGGCCTTCCGGACTGACGTCCAGTTGGTCGCAGCAACAGACGCCAATTCACAAGGTGACATGTTTGCCGAGCGACTGCGGTCACTTGCCAACGACGCCGGCTGCGATTGGATGCGGCTTCGCCCGCCCGAGGAGGATTGGAATGAGACCCTGAAGGTCAGGGAGAAGGAAATAGACACAAGACGGAAAGAGGAAGAGGCGTGCCGCATTCGCGCCGCCCACGTCAAGGAAGGCTTCGCCCGGCTTAAGCCGGTCCTTGACCCGGCCGGTCGCGATGTCGGCGGCTCGAAAGGGTCATGA
- a CDS encoding DUF1419 domain-containing protein, which translates to MTSSPAIRKVFQGVASRQQMFRMFDRHAQRPNRWEGDSTRLHAGEWFEIAEAEHDYMFEVLPPLWIRGSMFAMCELLTGSVASVFFALRIDEAIRYFHGYCDLSDKAFVEAMRVAIVDRESRPVLAMTRKERLEHIWSSTADDYRGYAGERWPAASRGKRTVMLYGGKEGTFLKLLEDLTDDEIAAKLPVHLRYLSPIAA; encoded by the coding sequence ATGACCTCTTCTCCCGCAATCCGTAAGGTGTTTCAGGGCGTCGCAAGCCGCCAGCAGATGTTCCGCATGTTCGATCGCCACGCGCAGCGACCCAACCGTTGGGAAGGAGACTCAACCCGGCTCCATGCCGGCGAATGGTTCGAGATCGCCGAGGCCGAACACGACTACATGTTCGAAGTCCTTCCGCCGCTCTGGATCCGCGGCTCGATGTTCGCCATGTGTGAGCTGCTGACTGGATCGGTGGCAAGCGTGTTCTTCGCGCTCCGGATCGACGAGGCGATCCGATATTTTCACGGCTATTGCGACCTTTCAGATAAGGCATTCGTTGAGGCGATGCGCGTTGCGATTGTCGATCGCGAGAGCCGTCCGGTGCTCGCCATGACACGGAAGGAGCGCCTCGAGCATATCTGGAGCAGCACGGCGGATGACTATCGCGGCTATGCCGGTGAGCGCTGGCCGGCGGCCTCTCGCGGCAAACGCACCGTGATGCTCTATGGCGGGAAAGAGGGGACCTTTCTGAAGCTGTTGGAAGACCTGACCGACGACGAGATCGCCGCCAAGCTGCCGGTGCATCTGCGCTATCTCTCGCCGATCGCGGCATGA
- a CDS encoding DUF3085 domain-containing protein, whose protein sequence is MLTFPIASVREVIARGRADAEANGGFRNPYYGLLPGKDEQPGLWLVGDHGVYILSNGKLADGAKALVVFAEERNPTSNDDWLDAKRRTFGGDDGVDFIDAERLEAMIAASPNATHLRVVFLADTMQISVVERA, encoded by the coding sequence ATGCTCACGTTCCCGATCGCATCCGTGCGCGAGGTGATCGCGCGCGGCCGCGCCGATGCCGAAGCCAATGGCGGCTTTCGCAATCCCTATTACGGACTCCTGCCCGGCAAGGATGAACAGCCGGGCCTCTGGCTGGTCGGAGATCATGGGGTTTACATTTTGTCGAACGGTAAGCTTGCCGACGGCGCGAAAGCCCTTGTCGTCTTTGCCGAAGAGCGCAATCCGACCAGTAACGACGACTGGCTTGACGCCAAGCGTCGGACATTCGGCGGCGACGATGGTGTCGACTTTATCGATGCCGAGCGGCTGGAGGCGATGATCGCGGCGAGCCCCAATGCCACGCATCTTCGCGTCGTGTTCTTGGCCGACACCATGCAGATTTCGGTAGTCGAGCGCGCCTAG
- a CDS encoding helicase-related protein yields the protein MSNDPFTLDMFAGSALSSGLGFGVTAFGGFAANDDDPDPTPPSPSPALPLPAAKQPASNKQAHRANFYLDDGDRGLAATWKERARINVAAILTASEIDKQDRSATHDEQARLIRFTGFGSSDLANGMFRRPGEPDFRAAWEDLGSSLESAVSEADYASLARCTQYAHFTPEFVIRAIWAGLRRLGWRGGRVLEPGIGTGLFPALMPKLYRDVSYVTGIELDPVTARIVRLLQPKARIINADFARTDLNPIYDLAIGNPPFSDRTVRSDGHYRSLGLRLHDYFIARSIDILKPGALAAFVTSAGTLDKADSRCRERIAKSADLIAAIRLPEGSFRQDAGTDVVVDILFFRKRKAGEPTCDLAWLDLEEARAATEGEGPIRVNRWFARHPDFVLGTHALTVGQFGEGYTCLPRAGEDLTVVLNAAIQLLPEGIYDGEPGEIDVDLEDELAEIVDLKLDSTRVREGSFFIDNRHGLMQIVDGAPAAITVRKGRGTDGIPEKHVRIIKKLIPIRDSVREVLKAQEMDRPWRDLQVRLRIAWSSFVRDFGAINHTTVSISETEETGEIREIHRRPNLAPFLDDPDCWLVASIEDYDIETDTARPGPIFSERVIAPPAPPVISNAADALAVVLNDRGHVDLEHIAELLHCESDAVVDELGDAIFRDPADGSWQTSDAYLSGAVRTKLAVAEAATGLDPAYERNVRALQAVQPADLRPSDITARLGAPWIPATDIVQFVYETMGAEIRIHHMPELGSWTVAARQLGWTAAGTSEWGTDRRHAGELLADALNSRVPQIFDVFKDADGERRVLNVVDTEAARDRLQKIKQAFQNWVWTDPYRTDRLARVYNDRFNNIAPRRFDGSHLKLPGASGAFVLYEHQKRGIWRIISSGSTYLAHAVGAGKTMTMAAAIMEQRRLGLIAKAMLVVPGHCLAQAAREFLALYPNARILVADETNFTKDKRARFLSRAATASWDAIIITHSAFRFIAVPSTFEQQMIQDELQLYEDLLTKVDSEDRVSRKRLERLKEGLKERLEALSTRKDDLLTISEIGVDQIVVDEAQEFRKLSFATNMSTLKGIDPNGSQRAWDLYVKSRFIETKNPGRALVLASGTPITNTLGEMFSVQRLLGQAALAERGLHEFDAWASTFGDTTTELEIQPSGKYKPVSRFASFVNVPELIAMFRSFADVVMPGDLREYVKVPVISTGRRQILTAKPTQAFKNYQTILDARIKAIEMREGPAHPGDDILLSVITDGRHAAIDLRLVDPANDNEPDNKLNLLVQNAHRIWRETAQSTYLRPDGKPFDLPGAAQMIFSDLGTINVEKTRGFSAYRWIRDELVRMGVPAPEIAFMQDYKKTEAKQRLFADVRAGKIRFLIGSSDTMGTGVNAQLRLKALHHLDVPWLPSQIEQREGRIVRQGNQHDEVDIFAYATQGSLDASMWQNNERKARFIAAALSGDTSIRRLEDLGEGAANQFAMAKAIASGDERLMQKAGLEADIARLERLRAAHDDDQYAVRRQIRDAQRAIEISIRRIAEIGRDIERLIPTAGDAFVMTIKDKAYDERKLAGRALMKEILTLVQLQQEKEVVIASIGGFDLVHSGECFGKGDGYRYTTLLQRTDADYEIDLPVTVTPLGAVSRLEHALDGFEDEQNHYQRRLEEAQRRLASYRSRQGGAFAFADELAEKRRRLRGVDEALAAAARDETAEASDAA from the coding sequence ATGAGCAATGATCCCTTCACCCTTGATATGTTCGCCGGCAGCGCGCTGTCGTCGGGTCTCGGGTTCGGCGTCACCGCATTTGGCGGCTTCGCTGCCAACGACGACGATCCCGATCCGACGCCGCCCTCCCCCTCCCCCGCGCTCCCTCTGCCGGCGGCCAAGCAGCCGGCGTCAAACAAACAGGCCCATCGCGCCAATTTCTATCTCGACGATGGCGACCGTGGCTTGGCCGCCACGTGGAAGGAACGCGCGCGAATAAATGTCGCCGCCATCCTGACTGCCAGCGAAATCGACAAGCAGGATCGGTCTGCCACACATGACGAGCAAGCGAGATTGATCCGGTTTACCGGTTTTGGCAGCTCGGATCTGGCGAATGGAATGTTCCGTCGCCCTGGTGAACCGGATTTCCGGGCGGCCTGGGAAGATCTCGGTAGTTCTCTGGAGTCGGCGGTCAGCGAGGCGGATTATGCTTCGCTGGCGCGCTGCACCCAATATGCCCACTTCACGCCCGAATTCGTAATACGGGCGATCTGGGCAGGCCTGCGGCGGCTCGGATGGCGCGGCGGCCGCGTGCTGGAACCCGGGATCGGGACGGGCCTGTTTCCGGCGCTGATGCCAAAGCTCTATCGCGACGTGAGCTACGTCACCGGCATCGAACTCGATCCGGTCACGGCGCGTATCGTCCGGCTGCTTCAGCCGAAAGCGCGAATCATCAACGCGGACTTCGCGCGCACCGACCTCAATCCAATCTACGATCTGGCCATCGGCAATCCGCCCTTCTCCGATCGGACGGTTCGCTCCGACGGGCACTATCGCTCGCTCGGTCTCAGGCTGCACGATTACTTCATCGCGCGGTCGATTGATATTTTAAAACCTGGCGCATTGGCTGCCTTCGTCACCAGCGCCGGTACACTGGACAAGGCCGACAGCAGGTGCCGAGAGCGTATTGCCAAATCCGCCGACCTAATCGCCGCCATCCGTCTACCCGAAGGCAGTTTCCGGCAAGATGCCGGTACCGACGTTGTGGTCGACATCCTGTTCTTCCGCAAGCGCAAGGCCGGCGAACCGACATGCGATCTCGCCTGGCTCGATCTGGAGGAAGCCCGCGCTGCGACCGAGGGGGAGGGGCCGATCCGCGTGAACCGCTGGTTTGCACGCCATCCGGATTTCGTGCTCGGTACCCATGCGCTCACTGTCGGGCAGTTCGGTGAAGGCTACACGTGCCTGCCGCGCGCCGGCGAGGACCTCACGGTGGTCTTGAATGCCGCCATTCAATTGCTTCCCGAGGGTATCTATGACGGCGAGCCCGGCGAAATTGACGTCGATCTCGAAGACGAGCTGGCCGAAATCGTCGACCTGAAACTCGACAGCACTCGGGTCCGCGAAGGCAGCTTCTTCATCGACAACAGGCACGGTCTCATGCAGATCGTCGACGGGGCGCCTGCGGCGATAACGGTGCGCAAGGGCCGCGGCACCGACGGCATCCCGGAAAAACATGTTCGCATCATCAAGAAACTGATCCCAATCCGCGACTCCGTGCGCGAGGTGCTGAAAGCGCAGGAGATGGACCGGCCCTGGCGCGACCTGCAGGTGCGGTTGCGTATCGCCTGGTCGAGTTTCGTGCGCGACTTCGGAGCGATCAATCATACGACGGTGTCGATCAGCGAAACCGAGGAGACTGGCGAGATCCGCGAGATCCATCGTCGCCCAAACCTTGCACCCTTTCTTGACGATCCGGATTGCTGGCTGGTCGCCTCGATCGAGGACTATGACATCGAAACCGATACGGCCAGGCCAGGCCCGATCTTCTCCGAGCGCGTCATTGCGCCCCCTGCCCCGCCTGTGATCAGCAACGCCGCCGATGCGTTGGCCGTCGTGCTCAACGATCGCGGCCATGTCGATCTTGAGCATATCGCCGAGCTCCTGCATTGCGAAAGCGATGCGGTCGTCGATGAGCTCGGTGATGCGATCTTTCGCGATCCGGCCGACGGCTCCTGGCAAACCTCGGACGCCTATCTCTCCGGCGCCGTGCGCACGAAACTCGCCGTCGCGGAAGCCGCGACCGGGCTCGATCCCGCTTATGAGCGCAATGTCCGTGCGCTTCAGGCCGTGCAGCCCGCCGATCTACGCCCGTCGGATATCACCGCACGGCTTGGCGCGCCCTGGATACCCGCGACCGATATCGTGCAATTCGTGTACGAAACGATGGGTGCCGAGATCAGGATCCATCACATGCCGGAACTCGGCTCATGGACCGTCGCGGCGCGGCAACTCGGATGGACGGCAGCCGGCACATCCGAATGGGGCACCGATCGCCGGCACGCCGGCGAGCTGCTCGCCGATGCGCTGAACAGCCGGGTGCCGCAGATCTTCGACGTGTTCAAGGATGCCGACGGCGAGCGGCGGGTCCTGAACGTCGTCGACACCGAAGCGGCGCGCGACAGGCTGCAGAAGATCAAGCAAGCGTTCCAGAACTGGGTCTGGACCGACCCCTATCGCACCGACCGGCTCGCGCGGGTCTATAACGATCGCTTCAACAATATCGCGCCCAGGCGTTTCGACGGCTCGCACCTGAAACTGCCCGGCGCCTCTGGCGCCTTTGTTCTTTATGAGCATCAGAAACGCGGCATCTGGCGCATCATTTCGTCCGGCTCGACCTATCTGGCGCACGCCGTCGGCGCCGGCAAGACGATGACGATGGCGGCAGCCATCATGGAACAGCGCCGGCTGGGGCTGATCGCCAAGGCGATGCTGGTGGTGCCCGGCCATTGCCTGGCACAGGCCGCCCGCGAATTTCTGGCGCTTTATCCGAATGCCCGCATTCTCGTCGCCGATGAGACCAACTTCACCAAAGACAAGCGGGCCCGGTTCCTGTCGCGCGCGGCAACGGCGAGCTGGGATGCGATCATCATCACCCATTCAGCGTTCCGGTTTATCGCCGTACCGTCGACCTTTGAACAACAGATGATCCAGGACGAGCTGCAGCTCTACGAGGATCTTCTCACCAAGGTCGACAGTGAGGATCGCGTTTCCCGCAAGCGGCTCGAACGGCTGAAGGAAGGCCTCAAGGAACGACTAGAGGCGCTGTCGACTCGCAAGGACGATCTGTTGACGATTTCCGAGATCGGCGTCGACCAGATCGTCGTCGATGAGGCGCAGGAGTTCCGCAAGCTTTCCTTCGCCACCAACATGTCGACCTTGAAAGGCATCGATCCGAATGGCTCGCAGCGCGCCTGGGACCTTTACGTCAAGTCACGCTTCATCGAGACGAAGAACCCCGGCCGCGCCCTGGTTCTTGCCTCGGGTACGCCGATCACCAACACGCTAGGAGAGATGTTCTCGGTCCAGCGCCTGCTCGGCCAAGCGGCGCTGGCCGAACGTGGCCTGCACGAGTTCGACGCCTGGGCTTCAACCTTCGGCGACACCACGACCGAGCTGGAGATCCAGCCGTCCGGCAAATACAAGCCGGTTAGCCGTTTTGCCTCCTTCGTCAATGTTCCCGAGTTGATCGCCATGTTCCGCAGCTTCGCGGACGTGGTGATGCCTGGGGATCTCCGAGAATATGTTAAAGTACCTGTTATCTCGACGGGCCGGCGGCAGATCCTGACGGCCAAGCCGACGCAGGCCTTCAAGAACTACCAGACGATCCTCGACGCCCGCATCAAGGCGATCGAGATGCGTGAGGGACCTGCGCATCCCGGCGACGACATCCTGCTCTCCGTCATCACCGACGGGCGCCATGCCGCCATCGACCTGCGCCTGGTCGATCCAGCCAATGACAATGAGCCGGACAACAAGCTCAACCTGTTGGTCCAGAACGCACATCGTATCTGGCGGGAAACCGCGCAAAGTACCTATCTGCGACCGGACGGCAAACCGTTCGATCTGCCCGGTGCGGCGCAAATGATCTTTTCCGATCTCGGCACCATCAATGTAGAGAAGACCAGAGGTTTTTCGGCCTACCGCTGGATCCGCGACGAGCTCGTCCGCATGGGCGTTCCGGCACCCGAAATCGCCTTCATGCAGGACTACAAGAAGACCGAGGCCAAGCAACGCCTGTTCGCAGACGTGCGCGCCGGCAAAATCCGCTTCCTGATCGGCTCGTCAGACACGATGGGAACCGGTGTGAACGCGCAGCTTCGCCTCAAGGCGCTGCATCATCTCGACGTCCCATGGCTGCCTTCGCAGATCGAACAACGGGAGGGCCGGATCGTGCGGCAGGGCAACCAGCATGATGAGGTCGACATCTTCGCATATGCCACGCAGGGTTCGCTCGACGCCAGCATGTGGCAGAACAACGAGCGCAAGGCCCGCTTCATCGCCGCGGCCTTGTCCGGTGACACGTCGATCCGCCGGCTCGAAGATCTTGGCGAGGGTGCTGCCAACCAGTTCGCCATGGCCAAGGCGATCGCGAGCGGCGACGAACGTCTGATGCAGAAGGCGGGGCTAGAGGCCGATATTGCCCGTCTCGAACGGCTGCGCGCCGCCCATGACGACGACCAGTATGCGGTGCGTCGGCAGATCCGCGATGCCCAACGCGCCATAGAGATTTCGATCCGGCGCATCGCCGAGATCGGCAGGGACATCGAGCGTCTCATTCCGACGGCTGGCGATGCCTTCGTCATGACGATCAAGGACAAGGCTTACGACGAGCGGAAGCTTGCCGGACGCGCGCTTATGAAGGAAATTCTCACCCTCGTCCAACTCCAGCAGGAGAAGGAAGTCGTCATCGCCTCGATCGGCGGCTTCGATCTGGTCCATTCCGGCGAATGTTTCGGTAAGGGAGATGGATATCGCTATACGACCCTGCTTCAGCGCACTGATGCGGACTACGAGATCGATTTGCCGGTAACTGTGACGCCGCTCGGCGCCGTCTCCCGCCTCGAGCATGCGCTTGACGGGTTTGAAGACGAGCAGAACCACTATCAACGCCGCCTGGAGGAAGCGCAGCGGCGCCTTGCCTCCTATCGCTCGCGTCAGGGCGGCGCGTTCGCCTTTGCGGACGAACTGGCCGAGAAGCGCAGGCGGCTTCGGGGCGTCGATGAGGCATTGGCGGCCGCTGCACGCGATGAAACGGCAGAGGCATCAGACGCGGCTTAA
- a CDS encoding phospholipase D-like domain-containing protein: MSEIALKVFSNADDVHLVWSHQEDIAGCLGFAIQCKRGDAEPKFLSNRVGFKDDVELDPHGERYRSRPSDMWPFQRYDWTDHAADLGDVISYRVIARVVGADGKLTDGPASDWSSTWRLTADCGDGVSVHFNRGFVLSQFMARYMKEKGITLQELKEKAVIISEEVDRSVRNFLGGTLRETVLAMMSEVERTPQLELHAALYELSDEELLDGLAAIGERAHIVLANGSVKHEGDDENAKARARLNDAGCVIYDRFLAPDGLAHNKFVVIGERDGDLFRPAKVWTGSLNWTPTGLCTQLNNGILIENAGLATRFEAQFELLKGAGHAFSDELLESNNKPRRDIALGAAKVDSWFSKVSREIDIKELVELVKGARQGIFFVMFQPGNEPVRTLLRMQSEKDLYVRGVATQLTSNGLEDFKLLKQVPEQFFLDTAQATGVDMSVGRWAVEGTANEFRNSIGHAITHSKVLVIDPFSDDPIVVTGSHNFSKAASRDNDENFIVIRGHREIAMHYAINAVQTYNHYRWRAYLEEAERDDRDPFQYLSRDPKWQRRRTTGETKRMLAFWRPEA, translated from the coding sequence ATGTCTGAAATCGCGTTGAAGGTATTTTCGAACGCGGACGATGTTCACCTGGTGTGGTCGCATCAGGAAGACATCGCCGGATGCCTGGGCTTCGCAATCCAGTGCAAGCGAGGCGATGCAGAGCCAAAGTTCCTGTCCAATCGCGTCGGGTTCAAGGACGACGTCGAACTCGATCCCCATGGCGAACGCTACAGGTCGCGCCCGTCCGACATGTGGCCGTTTCAACGCTACGACTGGACCGATCATGCCGCTGATCTCGGCGACGTCATATCCTATCGCGTCATCGCGCGGGTCGTCGGAGCTGATGGAAAACTGACGGACGGGCCGGCGAGCGACTGGTCATCGACATGGCGCCTGACGGCTGATTGCGGCGACGGGGTCAGCGTCCATTTCAACCGGGGCTTTGTCCTGTCCCAGTTCATGGCACGGTACATGAAGGAGAAAGGAATCACCCTACAGGAGCTCAAGGAAAAGGCCGTCATCATCAGCGAGGAAGTGGACCGTAGCGTTCGCAATTTTCTCGGCGGAACGCTCCGCGAAACCGTTCTTGCCATGATGAGCGAGGTGGAGCGCACGCCTCAACTCGAGCTTCACGCGGCACTTTACGAACTCAGCGATGAGGAACTGCTCGATGGCCTCGCGGCCATCGGCGAGCGTGCACATATCGTACTTGCGAACGGGAGCGTCAAACACGAGGGTGACGATGAGAACGCCAAGGCCCGCGCCCGCCTGAACGACGCGGGCTGCGTCATATACGACAGGTTCCTGGCGCCGGACGGTCTTGCGCATAACAAGTTCGTCGTCATCGGTGAGCGGGACGGTGATCTGTTTCGTCCCGCAAAAGTCTGGACCGGTAGTCTCAACTGGACGCCCACCGGCCTTTGCACGCAGCTCAACAACGGCATCCTGATCGAAAATGCCGGGCTGGCCACGCGTTTCGAGGCGCAATTCGAGCTCCTCAAAGGCGCCGGCCACGCCTTCTCGGACGAACTGTTAGAATCGAACAACAAGCCAAGGCGGGATATTGCCCTTGGAGCCGCCAAGGTCGACAGCTGGTTCTCCAAGGTCAGCCGCGAGATCGATATCAAGGAGCTGGTCGAACTCGTGAAGGGCGCGCGCCAAGGCATTTTCTTCGTCATGTTCCAGCCGGGGAATGAACCGGTGCGGACCCTCCTTCGGATGCAGAGCGAGAAGGACCTCTATGTTCGCGGGGTCGCGACGCAATTGACGAGCAACGGGCTTGAAGATTTCAAGTTGCTGAAGCAGGTTCCCGAGCAGTTCTTCCTCGATACGGCCCAGGCAACCGGCGTGGATATGTCCGTCGGCCGATGGGCGGTCGAAGGAACCGCGAACGAATTCAGGAACAGCATCGGCCACGCAATCACGCACTCGAAGGTCCTGGTGATCGACCCGTTCAGCGATGACCCCATTGTCGTTACCGGTTCGCACAACTTCTCGAAGGCGGCCAGTCGGGACAACGATGAGAACTTCATCGTAATCCGCGGTCACAGGGAGATCGCCATGCACTACGCCATCAATGCGGTGCAGACCTACAACCACTATCGTTGGCGGGCTTATCTGGAAGAAGCCGAGCGGGACGACAGGGATCCGTTTCAATATCTGTCGCGCGATCCCAAGTGGCAGCGCCGGCGCACAACCGGTGAAACCAAGCGGATGCTGGCATTCTGGCGCCCCGAAGCCTGA